The genomic window TACATTCTCTTGCCATTCCTGGAGTCATTGCTGCAATAGGTTTAACAGCCGTAATTTTAACCCCTATTGCCAATGCTTTGCAGTTTGTTGAGGGTTTTTCTTGGCAACATGGGCTAGTTTTTGCTGCCCTAATTGCTGCAACAGATCCAATTGCTGTAGTTGGACTCTTTAAGACTCTAGGCGCACCAAAACGACTTGCCATTTTGGTAGAAGGCGAAAGCTTACTTAATGATGGTACTGCAATAGTCTTTTTTACTATGATTTTAGGGGTTGTCGCTAGCGGGACTTTCTCAATTGCTAATGTAGTGATGGATTTTATTAAAGTTGTAGGAATGGGGCTTTTAATTGGTGGTGCAATTGGTTATAGCATTTCTAAAATAATTCAAAAAATAGATGACCCATTAATAGAAATTACTTTGACAGTAATTTCTGCTTATGGTTCTTTTGCTGCTGCTGAACATTTTCATTTTTCTGGGGTAATTGCTACAGTAGTTGCAGGGATGCTATCAGGTAGTTATGCTGCTCGAACCGGCATGAGTCCTTCAACAAGAATAGCTGTAGAAGCTTTTTGGGAATATAGCGCGTTTGCTTTTAATTCAGTGATATTTTTACTAATAGGTTTTGAAGTTAGTTTAGGTACTTTACTAGCATCTTGGAAGCCAATAGTTGCAGCATTTTTAATAGTTATAATAGCTAGGGCAATAGTTGTTTATGGGGCTTCGGCTGCTTTGCGACCAACTAAAGAAGCCGTTCCTTGGAGATGGGGAGTAATACTTACTTGGGGAGGACTACGAGGCAGCCTTTCAATGGTTTTAGCTTTAGGTCTAGCAGCAGATTTTCCACATAGAGAGTTAATAATTAATATGACTTTTGGGGTAGTAATACTGTCTATTATTGTTCAAGGTTTAACTATGTCTCCTTTGCTCTACAAATTAGGAATTTTAGGGGTAGAAGAAGGGCAAAAGACTTATGAAATTGAGCGAGCAAATGCCCGTGCTGCGTCTGCTGCTCTAAAGGAAGTAGAAAGAATGGTTAAAGATCGTGCTGCTCATATTGATCTGTTAGAAAAACTTAAAGAAGAATATAAAAATAAACTAGAAAAAGCAGAAAAAATTATTAGGGATCTTCATATTGAAACAAATCAATTGCGTGAAGATGAACTACGAACGGCTCGACGACATTTAATTTTAGTAGAAAAAGATGCTGTTATGCAGGCTTTTCATAATGGGTTTATTGGACAAGAAGCTTTAGACAAAATCTTGTCAGACTTAAACTTAGAGTTATTAACGGTTGAAGAATCAGAAACAAATCATTGATAAAAATAACTATTGTTCCTTAGCTAAAACAATATAAGTTTTTCGCTGTGCTGCAATTTCTGATAAATCTTTAAGGTAAATTCCACTTATTGAACGATGTTTTTTTATTTCATCTACCATTTCTGTTAAAGAAAGTGGTAAATGCTCAAGAAAAACTATTGCCCAAGTAGGCATATGTTTAGCTGTTTCTAGTATTTGCGAAATACTTTGTAAATAGGCTTCTTTTGTTGTAACAAGTCCGCTAGGGCTATCTTTGACCTTTGTAAGTAGTTCATCATAAAAGTAATCTGTTTCACTTACCCAGGCTTCTTTCCAAGCTTCTGAACTATTTAAGAATTTTAGAATTGATGCTGGTATAGGAAGGTTTAAATAAAGTAAATCTGCTTTGGTACGTCTAACAAATTCTGTTGCTTCTAAATTAGTTGCACGGTTATAGCTTTGATTATCAATAATTTGATTAGCTATTTTAATCATTTCTAAAAAAATTTCTGAAAGTGGACGTTTAAGAAATTCTGTTTCTTCGCTAAAAGAAAGCGCGTAATCACCTGTTAAAATCCCTGCATAAATAGCCAATGCTTTACGAGTCTCATTATTAAGCTTATTTATATTAGTTCTTAAGTTGTCTAACCAATAAGCATCAGATTCTTTGAACCAATTTAATAAAATAGGATTATTTAATCCTTGATGAGAGTGTGTATCTGATTTTCCATTTCTTCAAAATTTTCATTTTCTGTTTCATTTATTTCAGCAGTTACTGGGCTAGGTTCAACTAATAAATCTGTTTGAGCCGCAGATAATTCATCTGTTTCTATGTTATTTATAGCAAATAATGGTTTTGTGGCGTTTGTATCTTCTAAAAATTCTTCTAATGGAGCTATTTTTTCTGTAGGGCTTTCAATTTCTTCTGTTTCTAAATCACCAGTATCAACTCTATTAATCTCATTAACTTCATTAACTTCATTAATTTCATTAATTTCATTTATAGTTGTTTCTAGTTTGACTTCGCTAATTTTGCTAATTTCAAGATTATTATTGGGTTCAAATGTCAGGCTTTCTTGATCCACAGGATTTTTTGTAGTTTCTCCTGTAGTTTCTAAAGCTACAGGTTGAATAATGGGTTCTAAAACCAGTTCTTGAGGGAGTTCTTGAATGGAATTTGACGATGTTATTGTTTCTTTTGTAGGTTCAATTTTTTTGTTCTGATGCCAAAGACATCTCGGTTAGCATTGTTAGAAAAATTTTAACTAAAAAAGGATCAAATTCTATGCCTGAATATTGAGCAATAATTTCTTGAGCTTGAGTTTCAGAGAATGCTTGACGATGAGGACGATCAGCAGTTAAAGCACTATAAGTATCAACTAAACGAAGGATTCTAGCACCAATAGGGATAGCTTCGCCTTTTAGCATGTCAGGATAACCTGTTCCATTCCACCATTCATGATGGAAACGAACCAGGAGTTGAGCTTGTTTTGGCAGATCTTTTTTAGCTAATTGTTGTTCTCCTATAATTGGATGTCGCCAAAGATCTATCCTAATTCTAAAATCTATTGCCCCATGAGTTCTCATTACAGGGCTATTCATTACCATTTCGCCTACATCATGAAGTAGTGCCGCAACTTTTAAGCAATTTAAGTCTGAACGATTTAACCCTATTCTTAGAGCTAATGCTTCAGCAAAACGAGCCATTTGGCTGGCATGTGGATAGGCATATTGCTCAAATTGGTCTATTGTTTGAGAAAGCTTAAGTAAACTATCTACGCTTAATAACTCATTATTCTTGAGTTTATTATCACTCATTAAGAAAATCCTAGTAGTTTGATTTGGGATAACTCCCCTATTATAGCTAGTGATGATTTCTCGTCAAGTTATCGAATATGAACAAAAAAATATTTCCTTGCCCTAGTAGCTTGATTGATAAAAGATAACCAAGTTATCATTGCCGATTAGGTCTTAAAATAAATTTCAACTCTATTTAACTAAAATAATAATTTTTCAGCAAAAACATTAGGCTCGTTTTACTAAGGAACAAGTTATGCAGAAAATAAAATTAAAGTTTAATTATGGCAATGATTTCCGTATTTTTGATGTAACTTTGTCAATTGCAGAACAAGTACAAAAAACAGGTTTTGTCATTGCACTTGGACAAATGGAATTGGAACGTTATATATTTCTTGCACCTGGACATTATACGGCTCAAGCCTGTTATGACATACTAGATAGCAATGGTAGGAAGAAAACCTGTCTTTTTGAAAAACAGTTTCAAGCGGAAAATACAGAACGCCTAGCCATTAATTTTAGAAAGCCAACATCTACCCTAGATGGCTTTAATGAAGCAGAACTCTCAGATTTATCACAAATACTGACTTCTACAATAGGTGGTAGACTAAACTTGCGGCCTAACCAATCCTTTGCTACCAATGTTGTTAGTGAACTTAGCCGAAGTGCTAGTTTAGAAGAGCGTGTAGTCATTGATAAAAATGGAAAAGTTGAATATGAATTTAATTATAATGAAATAGAATTTGACTATGAAATTCCTGCTGAATTTTCACAAAATACACAATTAAGCGAAGATACATTAGTGTTTACCTCTAGTGCAGAGAAAAAAACAGAAACACCTAGCCCTAGACCTTATACTATGCACTCTCTTAATTATGGACATTGGAATGTAGGTCTTTATGGGCTTAATTCTAATATTAGTAATCAGCAGAAAAATAACTATCGTAATTTTCGTGCAGTAGGTTATTTAAGACCACGTTCAGAACTTTTTAACCGTTTGCCAAATTTTATTACTGAAAATATGATGGTGGCTCGTAGGCTTAATGGAATTTAACTTAAATTGGAGATTTATTTATTATGGCTAATGGTTCAGTAATAACTGATGAGCAAGTAACAGACGTTGTACTAAAACATCAGTTAATACCATACTTTGCAGAGCTT from Blastocatellia bacterium includes these protein-coding regions:
- a CDS encoding Na+/H+ antiporter — protein: MASGEVFVALFAVATAVAIIIRWLKVPYTVALVATGLVLGTTHTLEPPHLSKELLYSLFLPGLLYEAAFHLEFKDFWKNKLAVHSLAIPGVIAAIGLTAVILTPIANALQFVEGFSWQHGLVFAALIAATDPIAVVGLFKTLGAPKRLAILVEGESLLNDGTAIVFFTMILGVVASGTFSIANVVMDFIKVVGMGLLIGGAIGYSISKIIQKIDDPLIEITLTVISAYGSFAAAEHFHFSGVIATVVAGMLSGSYAARTGMSPSTRIAVEAFWEYSAFAFNSVIFLLIGFEVSLGTLLASWKPIVAAFLIVIIARAIVVYGASAALRPTKEAVPWRWGVILTWGGLRGSLSMVLALGLAADFPHRELIINMTFGVVILSIIVQGLTMSPLLYKLGILGVEEGQKTYEIERANARAASAALKEVERMVKDRAAHIDLLEKLKEEYKNKLEKAEKIIRDLHIETNQLREDELRTARRHLILVEKDAVMQAFHNGFIGQEALDKILSDLNLELLTVEESETNH
- a CDS encoding HD domain-containing protein, coding for MSDNKLKNNELLSVDSLLKLSQTIDQFEQYAYPHASQMARFAEALALRIGLNRSDLNCLKVAALLHDVGEMVMNSPVMRTHGAIDFRIRIDLWRHPIIGEQQLAKKDLPKQAQLLVRFHHEWWNGTGYPDMLKGEAIPIGARILRLVDTYSALTADRPHRQAFSETQAQEIIAQYSGIEFDPFLVKIFLTMLTEMSLASEQKN